In the genome of Hydrogenophaga sp. PBL-H3, the window ACGCTGGCGCACCAGACCGCCGGTGCGTTCAACGGCGACATCGGCATCACCTCGCGCCAGTTCCCCAGCGAGACCTGCACACCAGCGCAGACCGACTGCCTGCAGGCGCCCAAGGGCTCGAAGGCGGGCCAGCCGGAGGTGGACGACGAGACCCTGGGGCAGGTCGTTTTCTACCAGGCCACGCTGGCACCGCCCGCCCGCCGCAACGCGCGCGATCCGCGGGTGCTGCAGGGTCAGCAGCTGTTTGCGCAGGCGCAATGCGCCGCCTGCCACCGGCCTTCGTACACCACGGCCGAAGGGCCGTTTCCCAGGCTCACCAGCAAGGCCCTTCAAGGCCAGACCATCTGGCCGTACACCGATCTGCTGCTGCACGACATGGGCGAGCGCCTGGCCGATGGACGTCCCGACTTCCTCGCCAGCGGCCGCCAGTGGAAGACGCCCGCGCTGTGGGGCATCGGCCTGTTCAAGGACGTCAACGGACACACGCGGTTGATGCACGACGGGCGCGCCAACGGCGTTCTGGAAGCCATCCTGTGGCACGGCGGCGAGGCCGAGGCCAGCCGCCAGCAAGTGCTGCAGATGAAGAAGCCCGAGCGCCAGGCGCTGGTTGAATTTGTGGAGTCACTCTGATGAGCAAGCACCGAATCCTGATCGGCCTGACCATCGCGCACGCGCTGGTTTCCACGGCCATGGCCCAGACCACCCCACCCGCCGAGCCCGTGGTGGCCTTTCCTTACTACAACGCGGCGCACGCCATGCAGGGCCTGCACCAGCGGGTCCTGCTGCCCCGCGCGCAAGCCTTTGTCGATGCATCGCAGGCGCTGGCCCGCCAGACCGACGCCCACTGCTCGGCCGCCGGCAGCGCTCCCCCGCTGGCGGCCGTGCGCCAGCAGTGGCAGGCCACCTTGCAAACCTGGGAAGCCTTCTCCACCGTGGCCACCGGCCCGGTGCTGGAACGGCGCTCGCAGCGCCAGATCGACTTCTGGCCGGTGCGTCCTTCGCTGATCCAGCGGGCGATCGCGCGCGAACCGCAGGGCGAGAAGGCGATGGAACTGGTGGGCACGCCGGCCAAGGGCCTGCCCGCGCTGGAATGGCTGCTGTGGACCCAGCCGGTGCGGCCCGGCACACCCGCCTGTGCCTACGCCGGTGAGGTGGCCCAGGACATCGTGCGCGAAGCCAGCGCCCTGCTGCAGGCCGAGACCGGCGCAGCCGCCCTGGACTGGGCCGAAGACGAAGCGGCAGCCAGCAAAGGCCTGGCCGAATGGGTGAACCAATGGATCGGTGCGCTGGAGCGGCTGAGCTGGGAGCAGATGCAGAAGCCGGTGAAGGCCGCTGCGCCGGGCGAACGCCCGGTCTACGCCCGCAGCGCCAGTGGCAGCGACGCGGCGAGCTGGAAGACCCAGTGGCGCACGCTGCGCGAACACGCCGGCCTCACGCCCGAGCAATACCGTGCGCCGCCAGTGCCGGGCCAGTCGTTGGTGTCGATCGAGGCCTTGTTGATCGGCAAGGGACACCTGGCGCTCGCGGCCCGCTGGAGCAAGGCACTGGACCAGGCCAATCTTGCCATGGCGGACGCGGACCCCGCCCGTCCGGCCGGTGTTTTGACCGCCGCGCAGTCGCTCAAGTCGCTTGAGAAGCTGCTGCAGGGCGATGTGGTCAGCTCGCTGGACATCTCACTGGGCTTTTCCAGTGCCGACGGCGACTGAAGCGGTGGACCACCAGCGCCGCCGCTGGCTGGGTGCCCTGGCGTTGGGCGGCTTGCTGCCCGCGCTGGGCCGTGCCGCCGGGTCGGAACCAGGCGCAGCGCAGTTGATCGCGGCGTGGCAGAGCGGCGACGAACACCGCATCGGGCTGATCGATCTCGCCGATGGACAGGCCTGGGTGCATCGTGAACTGCCCGTGCCCACCCGGGCGCACGGCCTGTGCGTCGAGCGCGGCGGCAGCGTCCTGGCGATGGCGCGCCGCCCGGGCGACTGGCTGGTGCGGTGGCACCCTGCCAGCGGCGCCACGCAGTGGCGCTGGATCGAGGACGACCGCCGCTTCAACGGCCATGTGATGGCCAGTCCCGACGGCGAGACCTTGTGGACCACCGAGACCGATCTGGACACCGGGGAGGGACGGCTGGCGGTGCGCGACGCCCGCACCCTGGCCAAGACCGGCGAGTTCGCCACCCACGGCATGGACCCACACGAGATGCTGGTGTTGCCCCGCGCGGTGGGCGTGGTGCCGGCCGGCAGCCTGCTGGTGGCCAACGGCGGAATCGCATCGCGACCCGAAACCGGGCGCGCCAAGCGCGAACTGGAGCGCATGGATCCCTCGCTGGTGGCGCTGGACGGCGCCAGCGGGCGGGTGCTGGGCCAGTGGCGCCTGGGCGATCCGCGCTTGAGCATCCGCCACCTCGCGTGGGACCCGGTTTCGGCCTGCGTGGGCATCGCCTTGCAGGCCGAACACGATGACGTGCCAGCGCGCCAGGCCGCTCCGGTGCTCGCGGTGTGGAACGGCCGTGAGCTGCGAGCCGGCCAGGCACAACCCGCGCTCGCCGGCTATGGCGGAGACATCTGCGCGCGCGCCGTTGGTGGGTTTCTGGTGAGCTGCACGCGTGCCCATCAGGTGGCGCTGTTTGGAGGCAGCGGCCAGTGGCAGAGCAGCATCGCACTCGATGAGGCGTGTGCGCTGGGTGAGGTGGCGGGCCGGTGGTGGGCCGCCGGGCGTTCGAGCGCCCTGGGCGGCGCCGAACTTGATGGCACCCGCCAGACGACCGGGCTGCCGGCGGGTTGCCGCATCGACAACCACTGGCAGGCGTTCGTTTAGTCCACGTTCAGATCAGGATGTCGAACAGGTTCGAGAACGTGTCCGTCCAGGGCCGGAAGCCAGGCCGTGGCTGCAACACCTGAGCGCCTTGCAGCGAAGGCGGCAGCGCAGCGGCTTGCGCTGCATTCACAAACACCACCCAGGTGGAGCGCCGGCAGAACGGGTCGCCGTGGCCGCTGGGCAATTCGAGCAGCAGCGCCACCTTGCCCACGTGTTGCGCGGCTGCGGCCATGACCGGGCGCAGGTCAAGGTAGGTGTTGGTGATGTGCACCGCCAGCAGACCGTCGGGGCGCATGTGGCGCATGTAGGCGTCGAACGCTTCCAGCGTGAGCAGGTGGGTGGGAATGGAGTCGCCCGAAAACGCGTCCATGGCCAGCAGATCAAAGGCTTGCGGTGCCTCGCGCTCCAGCATGAGGCGGCCGTCGCCCAGCACCGGCACGATGGTGGCTGCGCTCTCCTTCAGGTAGGTGAAGTGCTTGCGCGCCAGGTCGAGCACCTGGTCGTTGATCTCGTACATGCGCATCTCGTCGCCCGCGCGGCCGTACACCGCAAGCGTGCCCGCGCCCAGGCCCACCACGCCGAGCTGGCGTGGGCGGTCGGTGGGCAGGCTTTGCAGCGCGCGACCGATGCCGGTGCGTTCGCAGTAGTAGGCGGTGGCGCGTTTCGGGTGGTTGAGGTATTGCTCGCCGTGCGTGATGCTGCCGTGCACCATGCTGCGCACAGGGCCCAGGCCGTCTTCGTCCACGCTGTCTTCAATGCGGGTCTGGCTGTAGAAGTTGCGCACCACCTCGGTGTAGCCCTGCACGTAGTCCAGCGAAATGCTGGACAGGCGCGCGCCATAAAGCAGCAGCGCCAGCAGCAAGGCACCGCGCAGCCAGCGCGGCCGCTTGGCCCGCAGCTCGGGCCAGAGCACCAGCACCACCAGCAGCGCGCAGAGAAACAGGCCCAGCGGCAGCTCGAAGTAGGCGTTGAAGATCACCGGCGCCACCAGGCCCACGAACAGGCCACCCAGCGCACCGCCCACCGAGAGCATGAGATAGAACAACGTGAGGTGGCGCAACGGTGGGCGCCGGCGCACGAGCTCGCCGTGGCAGACCATGCAGAACACAAACACCGCTGCGCACAGCAGGCCCACGAGCACGGGCACGTCCAGGCCTTCGTTCATGGCGAAGTCCAGCGCCACGAAGGCCAGTGGCAGGGCGATGAACAAAAAGAACGGGCGCACGTAGTAGCGCGGTGCGTCAAAACACAAGATGAAGCTCAGCAAATACAGCGCCAGCGGCAGCACCCAGAGAAAAGGCACGGGAGCCACGTCTTGCGTGAGGTGGCGCGTGATGGCCAGCAGCAGCATGGAGGCGGTGGCGGCCAGGCCCACCCACATCAGGCATTCGCGCCAGCCGGGGCGGGGCGCGTCTTCCAGCGGCGGGGTCTGGGTGGCCGAGGCACCGCTGTGCCGCCGCACCGTGTAGGCCGCCGTGGCCACGCACACCAGCACGAACAGCGCATAGCCGGTCGACCACACCCAGGCTTGCGGCTTCACCGCCAGCAGCGGCTCGACCAGCACCGGGTACGAGAGCAAGGCCAGCATGGACGCCAGGTTGGACAGCGCATACAGCCGGTAAGGCTGAACGCCCTGGCTCACGAAGCTGCGCGCATACCAGGCTTGCATGAGCGGGCCGGTGGTGGAGAGCAGCAGGTAGGGCACGCCCACGGTGGTGGCCAGCACACCGAGCACGCTCCAGGTCGGGTAGGCCTGCGCGTCGAGCTTCCACGACGGGTCGGCCACCACCGGCAGGGTGGCCAGGCTGATCAGCAGCAGCACACCGTGCACCCAGGGCTGGCGCCGGGCGCTGACCTTTTCGTGCAGCAGGTGCACATAGGCGTAGCCCAGCAGCAGCTCCACCTGGAAGAACACCATGCACAACGTCCACACCGAGGACGAGCCACCGAACCACGGCAGGATCATCTTGGCCACGACGGGCTGGATCTGGAACAGCAGGAAGGCGGAGAGGAAAACCGTGGTGGCGAAGAGGGGCATGAGAAAGCGTGGCTGGCCTGGGATGCTGGAGTATGGCCGCGCGCTCAGGCGTGGCGTTGCAGAAACGCTTCAATCGCTTCGTTCACCGGCTCCGGGTGCGTGATCGGCCCCATGTGGCCGAGCTTCTCGAACACCTGGTGTTCGACCCGCGGCAACACGCCCAGCAGACGGCGGGCCACGCCCTGCGCCGACGCTGGCGAGCGACCGCCCGTCATGAGCAGCACCGGAACGTCAAGGCTGGCAAAGGCCGCCAGTGGCGTGGGCTCGGTCATCAGGGCGTGACCCCAGCGGCGCACGTTGACAGTGGAGTTCGCGATCGCCGGCTGCCGCTCTGGCGGCGTGGCATCCCAACTGCCGGGACCCATCCAGTAGTCGATGAAGCACTTCGCGGCCAGGTTCTTGTCGCCCGCGTCCAGCGCGGCTGCAGCGGCCGCCACGGTGTTGCGGATGCCGTCGGCTTCGTTGGGCGCCGGGCCGTCCGCTTCGATCAACGAGAACATCGTGGGCTCGTACAGCACCAGGGCGCGCACGCGCTGCGGCTGCTGCAGCGCGGCGCGCAGCGCCACAGCCGCACCATAAGAGTGGCCGACCATGCCGAACGGCTCGCCAGCACTGGCCAACACCGGCGCCAGAAACGCCACCTCGTCGGCCAGGCTGATGGTGCGGTCCGACGACCACTCGGGGCTGGAGCCCGAGCCGTACGAATCGGGTGCCAGCACGCGGTGGCTGGGTGCCAGCCGGGCCATGAGGGCGCGCCACTGACCACCGTGACTGGCGTTCGAATGCAGACAGACGACGGCCGGGCCGGTGCCGGCTTCGCGGGTGTGGGGCTGGGCCATGGGTGTTCCAGGTCGTTGGGACTGCCCGATGGTACCGAGCCGACGCGGGTTTGCGTGAAGCACGACACACCTGCCTGTGTTGCGTGGAGGGGCCGGCTCAACAAGGCTCAAGCCTGACCGTGGATGGTCGAAAGACACGACAACAAGCGAACCGCCAGAGCCGGTTTGCGCGAGTCGACTGCTTCAGCCCATGGCCACCTTCCGCTACCGATCCGAGAAGCCCGCGTCGCGACCCGTCGCCGCAGGGGTCTGTGCCTGGCTGCTCGCCGGCGTGTGCGGTTCGACCCAGGCCGCCGGCTGGAACGAGCCCGGCTGGGCCGGTGCCGCGCTGGCCGCACCCGGCACCACCAGCCTGATCGAGGTCCAGCAAGGCACGGACCTGTCCCGCCGCGTCCGGGGACTGCGCGGCCAGGGCTTCGAATCGGCGGGCGGTGAACAGGTGGCGTTTTCGGCCTGGTACGAATCGAACTGGACCGACATGCGCGTGACCTGGATGACCCCGCTCTCGGCCAGCACCGGATTCATCTGGGGCCTGGGCACGGGCGAGCATGGCCGCAAGTACAGCATTGCGCC includes:
- a CDS encoding DUF1513 domain-containing protein, whose protein sequence is MPTATEAVDHQRRRWLGALALGGLLPALGRAAGSEPGAAQLIAAWQSGDEHRIGLIDLADGQAWVHRELPVPTRAHGLCVERGGSVLAMARRPGDWLVRWHPASGATQWRWIEDDRRFNGHVMASPDGETLWTTETDLDTGEGRLAVRDARTLAKTGEFATHGMDPHEMLVLPRAVGVVPAGSLLVANGGIASRPETGRAKRELERMDPSLVALDGASGRVLGQWRLGDPRLSIRHLAWDPVSACVGIALQAEHDDVPARQAAPVLAVWNGRELRAGQAQPALAGYGGDICARAVGGFLVSCTRAHQVALFGGSGQWQSSIALDEACALGEVAGRWWAAGRSSALGGAELDGTRQTTGLPAGCRIDNHWQAFV
- a CDS encoding spermidine synthase, with product MPLFATTVFLSAFLLFQIQPVVAKMILPWFGGSSSVWTLCMVFFQVELLLGYAYVHLLHEKVSARRQPWVHGVLLLISLATLPVVADPSWKLDAQAYPTWSVLGVLATTVGVPYLLLSTTGPLMQAWYARSFVSQGVQPYRLYALSNLASMLALLSYPVLVEPLLAVKPQAWVWSTGYALFVLVCVATAAYTVRRHSGASATQTPPLEDAPRPGWRECLMWVGLAATASMLLLAITRHLTQDVAPVPFLWVLPLALYLLSFILCFDAPRYYVRPFFLFIALPLAFVALDFAMNEGLDVPVLVGLLCAAVFVFCMVCHGELVRRRPPLRHLTLFYLMLSVGGALGGLFVGLVAPVIFNAYFELPLGLFLCALLVVLVLWPELRAKRPRWLRGALLLALLLYGARLSSISLDYVQGYTEVVRNFYSQTRIEDSVDEDGLGPVRSMVHGSITHGEQYLNHPKRATAYYCERTGIGRALQSLPTDRPRQLGVVGLGAGTLAVYGRAGDEMRMYEINDQVLDLARKHFTYLKESAATIVPVLGDGRLMLEREAPQAFDLLAMDAFSGDSIPTHLLTLEAFDAYMRHMRPDGLLAVHITNTYLDLRPVMAAAAQHVGKVALLLELPSGHGDPFCRRSTWVVFVNAAQAAALPPSLQGAQVLQPRPGFRPWTDTFSNLFDILI
- a CDS encoding imelysin family protein, whose product is MSKHRILIGLTIAHALVSTAMAQTTPPAEPVVAFPYYNAAHAMQGLHQRVLLPRAQAFVDASQALARQTDAHCSAAGSAPPLAAVRQQWQATLQTWEAFSTVATGPVLERRSQRQIDFWPVRPSLIQRAIAREPQGEKAMELVGTPAKGLPALEWLLWTQPVRPGTPACAYAGEVAQDIVREASALLQAETGAAALDWAEDEAAASKGLAEWVNQWIGALERLSWEQMQKPVKAAAPGERPVYARSASGSDAASWKTQWRTLREHAGLTPEQYRAPPVPGQSLVSIEALLIGKGHLALAARWSKALDQANLAMADADPARPAGVLTAAQSLKSLEKLLQGDVVSSLDISLGFSSADGD
- a CDS encoding alpha/beta fold hydrolase; the protein is MAQPHTREAGTGPAVVCLHSNASHGGQWRALMARLAPSHRVLAPDSYGSGSSPEWSSDRTISLADEVAFLAPVLASAGEPFGMVGHSYGAAVALRAALQQPQRVRALVLYEPTMFSLIEADGPAPNEADGIRNTVAAAAAALDAGDKNLAAKCFIDYWMGPGSWDATPPERQPAIANSTVNVRRWGHALMTEPTPLAAFASLDVPVLLMTGGRSPASAQGVARRLLGVLPRVEHQVFEKLGHMGPITHPEPVNEAIEAFLQRHA